A stretch of the Vigna radiata var. radiata cultivar VC1973A chromosome 7, Vradiata_ver6, whole genome shotgun sequence genome encodes the following:
- the LOC106767470 gene encoding protein JINGUBANG: MERTASFSDTNNSLSSQPSLASVPSLNSHSHLFNASNTSHTCLATLKPHTSSYTSSLTLAGKFLYAGSSDREIRSWNHTIFLSEHLQNTNLVTAGTGAVKSIVVHSNKLFSAHQDHKIRVWRITSHDHDQQKFTHVATLPTLRDRVTKILIPKNHVQIRRHKKCTWVHHVDTVSSLALSHDGKLLYSVSWDRTLKVWRTKDFTCLESVRNAHEDAINAVAVSEEGQVYTGSADKRIRVWRKREGEKKHCVVETLEKHRSGINALALSSDGCVLYSGACDRSILVWEKGENGKSAVVGALRGHTKSILCLCVVWDLVCSGSEDKTVRIWRGIQKEYSCLAVLEGHISPIKTLTATLHHTHHPSQLSLLLFSGSLNSDIKVWQLFLPLLST, translated from the coding sequence ATGGAACGCACGGCATCCTTCAGCGACACCAATAATAGTCTCTCTTCGCAACCAAGTCTCGCTTCAGTTCCATCCCTCAACTCACACTCACACCTCTTCAACGCTTCCAACACCTCTCACACGTGCCTCGCCACTCTCAAACCCCACACCTCCTCCTACACCTCCTCCCTCACCCTCGCCGGCAAGTTCCTCTACGCAGGCTCCTCCGACAGAGAAATCAGATCCTGGAACCACACCATTTTCCTCTCCGAACACCTACAAAACACCAACCTCGTAACCGCGGGAACGGGTGCCGTGAAATCCATAGTGGTCCACTCCAACAAGCTCTTCAGCGCGCACCAAGACCACAAAATCCGCGTCTGGAGAATCACCAGCCACGACCACGACCAACAGAAGTTCACACATGTGGCCACTCTCCCCACGCTCCGCGACCGCGTCACCAAAATCTTGATCCCGAAGAATCACGTTCAGATTCGGCGGCACAAGAAGTGCACCTGGGTTCACCACGTGGACACCGTGTCCTCCCTGGCCTTGTCCCACGACGGAAAGTTGTTGTACTCCGTTTCTTGGGACCGGACGTTGAAGGTCTGGCGGACGAAAGACTTCACGTGTTTGGAGTCGGTTCGCAACGCGCACGAGGACGCCATAAACGCTGTGGCAGTTTCTGAGGAGGGACAGGTGTACACTGGATCCGCCGACAAGAGAATAAGGGTTTGGAGAAAAAGGGAAGGGGAGAAGAAACACTGTGTGGTGGAGACGTTGGAGAAACACAGGTCAGGGATTAACGCTTTGGCTCTAAGCAGTGACGGTTGCGTGTTGTACTCTGGTGCATGTGATAGGTCCATACTGGTTTGGGAGAAGGGAGAGAATGGGAAATCTGCGGTGGTTGGTGCTCTGAGGGGGCACACTAAGTCCATTCTCTGCTTGTGTGTGGTTTGGGATTTGGTGTGTAGTGGTTCTGAGGATAAAACGGTGCGTATTTGGAGAGGGATTCAGAAGGAGTATTCCTGCTTAGCTGTTTTAGAAGGGCATATCAGTCCTATTAAGACCCTAACTGCAACCCTTCATCACACTCATCACCCTTCCCAActatctcttcttctctttagtGGCAGTTTGAACTCTGATATCAAAGTTTGGCagctttttcttcctcttctttccaCCTAA
- the LOC106767980 gene encoding uncharacterized protein LOC106767980 → MDGSNYNSWADQWDDGPDPVTVGSSNKNSNDKTTKYKQKVGEGFGKTKAVASTGVKKLKDGTSVGLHWIKTKYSKATNKH, encoded by the coding sequence ATGGATGGGAGCAACTACAATTCCTGGGCTGATCAATGGGATGATGGACCTGATCCTGTGACGGTTGGTTCCAGCAATAAGAACAGCAACGACAAGACAACCAAGTACAAGCAAAAGGTCGGAGAGGGTTTTGGCAAGACCAAAGCAGTCGCCTCCACCGGTGTGAAGAAGTTGAAGGATGGTACTTCCGTTGGCCTTCACTGGATCAAGACCAAGTATTCCAAAGCCACCAACAAACATTAA